The Centroberyx gerrardi isolate f3 chromosome 13, fCenGer3.hap1.cur.20231027, whole genome shotgun sequence genome contains the following window.
CACTTTCAAATCAACTTCACCATTTATTCACAAGCAAAAATAACCACAGTGTTCTCAAACTTGCTCTCTTGTACTGGGTGGGTCTACTGGtgaaactcaaaaaaaaaaagcataggTGGGTTACAAAAACATCTACAAAGGAATCAGCAGaaagtcctttttttttgttggtggtggtggtggtgggtttGATTAATTTGCTTCGGCCCGGGAGCGTGGGATTTCAGATCTCTCTGTTTTGTTAACATGGTGAGACAGTGACTGACACCCGAAAGAGTTGGCACTCGGCTGGCCCCCGCCACAACGGGGACTCGGGACTAGGAGGCGAGGTGTATGCAGGGGCTGTGGAACATTAGTCCTCCTCTTAGCGCCAGCACCAGATGAAGCACCGAGCCGCCCTGGATCTTGTAGTCCGCCGCCGTCTTCTCATCGTTCCTGGGGAAGACAGTTTAGAGAAAAATGTCAAGAGTAGAAATAAAGACAGTCTGCGGGGTGAGACGGTTCAGTGTTGAGGAACTCACATCTGTTTTCCACTGTAGATGAGTCTTTGttgctgaggtgggatcccctccttctcctccaccctTTCTTTGATTCGCTCCACCTTGATTTACAAGATGTGCATCAGGCAGTAGGTTGGAGAGGATACAGAGACAAGAAAGTAAGAAATTACACAGTGCCATAAGAGTCAGTGACATTTAGATTACTGTATTTTCATCTCATGAAGGACTGGATTCATGTCATGCCCTCACCTTGTCTGTGGGCTCAATGTCGATCTCTATTTCTTTCCCAGTGAGAGTCTGAAACACAACGTTAACACGATCACATCCTCGCCAGGTTTGGTTTCTGTTCCACATAACgcataaattacacattactctGCATTACACGcccttcttccttccctgcGAGCATTGTTGAATCAATAGAAGGCAAAATCTACAAAACAACGAATCCATTTTTTCCCACACACGAATGTAACTGACCTTCTGACGTGATGGTCATTATCCTAGCTAACTTATACAGGACAATAACAGTATGCTGAATAAGATAGTTCCCAAAGAGCAGCATGCTAATGAATTGACTCGACAGCTCACATTAATGATGAGccaataaacacaacaaaaattAACAAATGTTTTAGCCTAGTTTGAGATAAACGTGAAATACATTATTGGCCGGCCCTGAATTAATGAGCCATGTATGTTAATGTTAGCAAGCTACCAACAACATAAGCTTAGCCGGCGCTGCACTGCAGATATACTGTAGGCTAACGTTACCTAGCATGtgtctcaaaaaacaaaaacgtgtCTCACCTTAACTTTAATCAGCATGTTGAATGAAGCATACAATACGATTCAAGACGATATGAACTATTTATTAAACGATACACCCCCTGTGAACTGGCAAACAACAACCTGCTCGTCTAGCTGACTCGATTTTACTTCCTGTGTAACATACTCAACTGTCCGTGTGTAGTCGTGCTGCATGAGAAAGTGATTCCGGTCCAAATCAACCTTTTCTAAACTGAAGGCAGCTATCAtttggaaaatgtcaaaataaacgCGACAAAGATGTGTGAAATTttcaaaacacagacaaattcTCTATGGGTGTCTGCGACCTCTACTCAGTTTGTGTTTGTCCAATTTCCACACAGATGTTGATCATTCAGCTAATTAGTTGGTGAGTCTATAAAATGAGTCAGTTCCATTGTTCTCTGGATCAGTTAGTCATGGTGACTCATCTTTGCCTAGGTGTGACAATCTTGGCTGTTGTAGCCGCAAACGTTGCTAATGCAGGTATATTTCACACCACACATGTCAAAATAGACATTTATCAACCATatgtacattttcaaattgtAATTTAATTTACAGAAACTGGAATCGTGACATTTTGTTTGCAGATATCGGTGTAGACTGTTTAAAAGACTCGGTAAAAATCACATGGAAGGTCAGCCCCGAGGTGGTGCCGCATGCAGCTCGTCTCTTCCTTGGAAACTGCATGCCGTCCCATTTGTCTGTCCTGTCCACTGGAGAGGGGGAAGCCCAGTTCACCTACAAACTCATCGACTGCAAATTCAGAAGACTGGTAATGTAAATGCTGTACCTGACCACAATAACTTTCAGCCACTTCAGTGTCCTAATGACCTGTCATAACCCTTTTCCCACAGATGAAAGGAAAACGCCTCCTCTATCAAAATGAGTTGACTTTCAGGCCGCAAGCAAAGCCAAAACCTGCAGCCTTCACATATCCCATTGAGTGTGCTTATAAAAGGTAAAGGCTCACATTGGACTTGAAATTCCAGCTCATTCTTGCTGAAATGTGAGAAACAATGGAACAAACTTGTGTATTTCAGACCAGAGGGGTGGGTTCCTCCGTTCCTGAGCCCAGGATCGGGCGTGGCAGAAGGTCATGGCGGACTGGTCTTCCACATGGCGCTCCTCAATGGCGAGTTCTCACTTTGTTGCCGTATctgcagaaaacacaacatAGATTGACATTCAAAGACAAATTCTGAGCCGTGATTGTTCTCTCTTCCCTACAGAGGAGCTATCTGGCGTAGCAACAACCAACATCATCCCCCTGGGCTCGTTCATTCCAATATGGGCAGCAGTGGAGCAGAAGTCCCATCAGCCCTTGCTGCTGCTCTTGGAGGAATGTGTGGCCGCCACCACACCGGAGCTGCAGCCGGGCAGCCAGGTTTACCCCATCATCACCAATAAGGGGTAGGGTTCTCATACTGAGTCTTTACATTGAAGAACTCTTTATCATGCTAATTTCGAAGACGCAGACAAATCTAGGAGCTTTACTGCGAAGCCGTGAGGTTTGGATGATTTCTCCAGGTGTCTTTTGGATGGCAAGAGGGGAAACTCCAGGTTCCTGCCTCGGTACCATTCCTCCGCAATCATCCTGTACCTGCAGTCCTTCAAGTTTGGTCTCGGAGAAGAGGTGAGAGGGTGAATACTAGTTATTCCTTTTGAGCAATGTTTTTAATCCAATCTTTTGACTCCATTTCTTTGTACCCACAGGTGTACATCCACTGCAAACTGGTGGCATGGGATCCTGATTTTCTTGATCAAAGCAAGAAAGCCTGCCATTACGTAAAAGAAAGTGGAAGGTAATCGTGGGTTAACTTTCCAATGGCTGTTGAGTCAGTATTCTTTAGTCGATACCGTGCTGACATGATGATCCCCTTTCTCAGATGGGAACTCCTCGATGACCCGTTTCAGAACGCCCTTTGTAGCTGCTGTGACTCAACTTGCAAGTCCCGGTCCAAGAGAGGAGTTGAATCGGGTATCACTTTCACACCAACTTGGGATATTTTGGGTTGTGCGTTTTCCTCCATgaagtcattgttttttttgtttttttttcccctcttaaGAATCCCAGGGCCTGATTCAAAGTTCTGTGTTCGGCCCCCTGATCATAGTGGATCGTTCTGACACAAGGACCCACAACATGTCAGTCAAGTCTTTGACTGCAGAACAAGGTTGGTGTAGTGTGAATTGTTTGTCTAGTGATGTAATTGAAGTCTTTGCCAAAGACTGTATTGTCGTCTTAATCTTTCCACAGCTGACTGGATGGTGTAAAGGTCTTTTGtccaaaacaaatgcatgtGATACATGGACTTGTGTTTCTCATTGTCATTCTCAATCTGTTCCAGGAAAAGCCCAGTCCAAGCTTGCTGTGGGAAGCCCGATGGATCCTGCTCAAGAGAAAAGTGGCAATAGCTGATGGCCTCAACCTCCTGACTTGCAAGGCTTTGGGACATCAAccttgtgtatctgtgtggttttaataataattcaaaAAACAATCTGTGTCCACTTGAATCAGTCATTTGCAGAGCAAAAGTGAATTAGCTGCTTGTTGCTAATAATTCCATACATATAAACTTTATGATGCAAAAATAAACCTGATGTAAACTCATGTGATGATTCTGCTCCTTTGGAGTTTTAGCAGTATCTTATAATTCTATAGTGTTTTCATGTTTGTCAGCAGGACATCTCAACCTGATGAAATTTGTACAGAGgggccttgggccaaggaacaattgattagattttggtggtgatctagGATTTCTGCCATTCGATTAGTGGTTTTTAGCCACAACTATAAAACTGCTGTATAGAGACTctattccaaatcctaagggtgtGTTcacagggtcaagaaatcaatttaacttaaaatttaattgacagcaagttggagaattgttcagcgttagAAGCTTGCACTCTTGAGTGCCCTCTAGTTTGTATGGTTTTCTAAAAGGGAATTTGCAGGTTTGCCATAAAGAATGCTCTTGGCAGGCAACAATATTTCCTAACTGTATTAGCTGCACATTGACTTACTGATACAAATACAGCTCTGATGAATACTGCAGCTTTTTTGCATGACAGTTCTCACACTACCTCCATCATCAGTCTGCAACATGATTCCAAGGATAGTGGTTCAGGGTTTCTGGCAAGCCATGTTTCCATTTTGTATTACAGAAAACTGTAATACAATTTCAATGCATCACTTCACAATGAAAAGTGTTATTTGGATAATCCTTACACATTTAGGCCTACATGTACTACTGCAGATCAAACTATAGAATATTGAAAAGAGATGGATGTAATAAGATGTAATAGATGTATGATGTAATAAGAGTTTAAGGGTATTAATTTGTTTGAAGCTTGTTATAATTAGGTAGGTCGTTTCTGCACCTGAAGTCGTTGGCGTGGACCAGGTGAAAGAGATTTGCTTGATTGCTGTCTCCCAGTCAGAGGGAATAAAAAACTGTTGCAGCTGAAGCTCTGAGTTCAGTCATGATGGCTTTCTTTTGGCAAGGTGCAGCGCTTTTGAGCCTGGCAGCTGCCATGTCAGTCCATGCAGGTAACATCATTGCATCGAAATGTGGGAAATCGAAGTCAGTCAAGTCCTTTTTCATCAGTAGAAACTTGACTTTTTAACGTGTCCCTTTACAGATATGAAACTGGACTGTAGACCCGACTCTGTCTCGCTGTCATGGACGAACACCAGGTCCCAGGACGATCCCTCGCTTATCCGTCTGGGTAACTGTCTTCCCACCAGCGTCTCTGCTAAGGAGGCCACCTTCAATGTGGAGCTCAGTGACTGTCACTTCAGGAGAATGGTAAGAAGCCTACTTCACATTGGCAGCTGGTTACTATTCATAATCAATGTTTTTTGTGCAGCTGTGTGATATTTGTGTGATCTCTCTATAGGTGACTGGGGATCAGCTTGTGTACACCAATGACCTGACCTACATTTCTTCTCCCGATTCCCTCATGCTGCCCTTCACTGAGCCGGTTGTCTGTGCCTATGAGAGGTGGATGTGCTTCTTATACATTTGAGTGTTAATTAACGCTGAGCATAATGATTCTTGTTCATAGAACTCTATGGCAAATTGGCAATGTGTCAGGTGTTGCAGCAAACAAGTGGCTTTCTCCTCCTTTGGTTTCATCCAGGCCCAGAGAGTGGTACCCTCCCATGTATGACCCAGTTGTGCCTCATACATACGGCCTAGGAGATCTAGTATTCCACATGGGACTTATGAATGGTGGGTCTAACTCtttactacacactgtactaacTTTTTACTGAAAATGCCAATCACGCCTATAGCTTCCATACCTGTGTCTGCTGCTTTAGACGACTTCTCAGGCCCGGCTCCATCCACTGCCTTCCCTCTCGGCTCCCTCATCCCCATCATGGCCAGCGTGGAGCAGACGTCCCATCAGCCCTTGCTGCTGCTTCTCGAGGAATGCGTGGCCGCCAATACACCGGAGCTGCAGCCTGAAAGCGAAATGTTCACCATAATCACCAATAAGGGGTAAGAATACTATGTAAACGTCAGCGCTGGCTAATTGAACTTTGTGTTCATGCAGTGAAATTCATAGACAATACTCACGTTTTTCTACCATCCAGATGTCTTGTGGACAGCAAGACGACGCGCTCAAAATTTGAACCAAGACAAAAATCATCAGAGATTCACATGTCCCTTCAAGCCTTTAAGTTTGCTCTGGGAGAGGAGGTAATGTCATATTGCATATTTTCTGCATTACTTTCTAGTTCTTGCAATTTCCCCAGTCTGTGAGTCAGGAGTGGACTTGAAAGAACATCTCAAGGGATTAAAGACTTGACTGTTTGAATTTGCCTTGCAACAGGTGTTTATCCACTGCAAGCTCGTGGCCTGGGATCCCAGTGGTCTTGACAACAGTAAGAAGGCCTGCCACTACGTCAAAGAGCACGGGTAAAAAGATCACTTGGAACTTTGCTTGTCCATCTGCCTTGTGAAGTATGTAAAACTTATAATATATCCAATCTTGCATGCACACAGCTGGGAGCTGCTAGATAACCCTTCACACAGCAGTCTGTGTGACTGCTGTGATTCCAGCTGCAAGTCCAGGAGGACAAGGAGTGTTGCATCAGGTACTGAAATGCTCTTCAAAATGACTTGGATGCATGTCTACCATATTAAACTGTCTCATACTACCgactaaaaatgttttttttttcaggcactCGCAGAATAGCACACAATGCAGTCCTTGGGCCACTTACTGTCACTGACTTGAATGCTTGAAGATGACCCAAGTAAGCAACATAATAAAATTTCCATTGCAGTTTTTGTCTCATCAAACATTTGACAATAACTTCCTAAACTGCTTTTGTTTCAGGAATGGATCCATCTCCTTGTGGTCTGGTTCCCACATTCCTTCAGTCTGACTTTTACTCTTGTTTGGCAATAAAATGTTGAACTTttgaaatgaatgttttaaGGCTCATTTCCCTTGTTTCTAAatgcaaaattcaaaatgtggcTGCTATAGGTATTAAATATGTACTTAAAACTTTGAGGCTCAATTTGACACAACCTGTGGCTGGGCTGTTAAGCAATGTACATCTACAGTTATCATTCTGCGCCTGGACAATTGTACATACAAGTGGTACCTTTTGGTTAGTTCACAAACACTAGTGTTTCACTAGTGATTCATTAGCTAAACACCAGAACGTCTGGCATCACTGGTAAAGAATGTGGTCCTAACCTAAGAATGGAAAAGACCTGGTACAATCGAACTAAGGCATTTTTTGGTTATGGCAGCTCTAAAACATGGTGATATGTAGTGTTGCTAATGCCAACATTTCTATACCTGTCCATAATTAACATCTTAATGAAGTGAGCTGTTAATCTCTGAAAAGTATTCAGATTAGACACTTAATCTTTTTAGTAATTTACTCAACACAATCgcatggggttttttttttggggttttttttttttgggggggggggggggggttcaaaaCATGTCTGTGCAAAAAATCAAAAGTAGCAGTTTTTGAAAGAAGCTCCTATACTGAAGACTTGGGATAATTGAAACAATCACTGCCAGAGAAGGATGAGGACGATATGCTGTgcccattttcttttttttattttggttttttaattataaaatgtgcaaaattgcACTGATTCTGCTGGACTCATTGAGGACAGCAGAAAACCACTGAGGTATTTTGACCAATTTTGCTGACCTTGAGGCGCAGTGGGATGTTTCTGTAAGCAACATCTCCCACATCCAGCTGCACTGGATGAGTAATCCTGATGATCCCTTATTTCCTTTTTAAACTTGCAAGTACTACATATCCTGGCGTTTCTCCTCTTGCATGCACCAATCAAGACGGACAGTCCGTGACTGGGTTGTCAGTCTTCACAAATAGACCTCGTCCTGATAGTGTGAACATTCTTGTACAAGTGAAGGAAGACGGTTTACTGTAGAttgatatagtttacaatagaACATTTGGCCAGTTAAATAAGGACAGTGTTTCTGTGAACATTAAGTAATTAGCAGAATCTAATTTCAAGAATTCAATCAAAGGTTAGAGTAATTTAATTTGGGTTCCTATGAACCTATATTACCTGAGAGCTTGACTAACTCTGTCTTGCCTTTCACTGGCTCTCAGTACAGTCTGAGGATATCATAGCTGAAAATGACACCGATCAATATATCAAAACAAATGTAACCTGTATCTATACATTCACTTTATAAAAGCTCCTATCCTTCCAGCAGGTCGAACTGAGTTTCTCCTACACTCTGTCTGACCTCCATGTTTTCCAGATAAACATCATGAGCTATGAATCAAGAAGATTATGATTCAACCTGCGCACAAGGGAGTCTGTGAACGACACTCATTGGATTATTGGATTATCTTTCAAATGTACACAGTACATAATGTGATGTATGAATGCACTGGTCCTCTGCCTGGCTTCCATATCGACAAACTCAGTCTTTGTGTATCTGAGTTCAATTCTTAGCTCAACCAACAAATCTCTCCAATCTTTCAGCTCATTCCTGAT
Protein-coding sequences here:
- the nedd8l gene encoding NEDD8; this encodes MLIKVKTLTGKEIEIDIEPTDKVERIKERVEEKEGIPPQQQRLIYSGKQMNDEKTAADYKIQGGSVLHLVLALRGGLMFHSPCIHLAS
- the LOC139917111 gene encoding zona pellucida sperm-binding protein 3-like — translated: MSQFHCSLDQLVMVTHLCLGVTILAVVAANVANADIGVDCLKDSVKITWKVSPEVVPHAARLFLGNCMPSHLSVLSTGEGEAQFTYKLIDCKFRRLMKGKRLLYQNELTFRPQAKPKPAAFTYPIECAYKRPEGWVPPFLSPGSGVAEGHGGLVFHMALLNEELSGVATTNIIPLGSFIPIWAAVEQKSHQPLLLLLEECVAATTPELQPGSQVYPIITNKGCLLDGKRGNSRFLPRYHSSAIILYLQSFKFGLGEEVYIHCKLVAWDPDFLDQSKKACHYVKESGRWELLDDPFQNALCSCCDSTCKSRSKRGVESESQGLIQSSVFGPLIIVDRSDTRTHNMSVKSLTAEQGKAQSKLAVGSPMDPAQEKSGNS
- the zp3f.1 gene encoding zona pellucida glycoprotein 3f, tandem duplicate 1, translating into MMAFFWQGAALLSLAAAMSVHADMKLDCRPDSVSLSWTNTRSQDDPSLIRLGNCLPTSVSAKEATFNVELSDCHFRRMVTGDQLVYTNDLTYISSPDSLMLPFTEPVVCAYERPREWYPPMYDPVVPHTYGLGDLVFHMGLMNDDFSGPAPSTAFPLGSLIPIMASVEQTSHQPLLLLLEECVAANTPELQPESEMFTIITNKGCLVDSKTTRSKFEPRQKSSEIHMSLQAFKFALGEEVFIHCKLVAWDPSGLDNSKKACHYVKEHGWELLDNPSHSSLCDCCDSSCKSRRTRSVASGTRRIAHNAVLGPLTVTDLNA